In the genome of bacterium, one region contains:
- a CDS encoding MFS transporter produces MTTPLDTRTEPSKIFRWIVLLFASLSMFGNYYIYDSINPLVDIFIQQLGFTNENVGWLNSSYSIAAVLTLVIGGIIIDRIGTKKSMFVFAVLCLVGAALMVIDGNFWMMIAGRTILGLGAESLIVAVTTALAKWFKGKELSFAFGINLTIARLASVAADNSPSWASWAFYPGGSHADPSWRGPLMIAVGAGVICVASAIVYWWLENVAEKRYTLGVAGQTDKLEFSSLFKFGKSYWFIVGLCFTFYSAIFPFRTFAIKFFMDTHFIGVEEELARSSAGFFNSLLPMSAMFVTPLFGLIADKFGKRALLMMFGSLLLMPVYLIMAYTGITLWLPVTMMGIAFSLIPAVMWPSVAYIVEEKRLGTAYALMTLIQQIGFFAFNLAIGMANDFSKADATNPQGYALGMLLFSTLGFLGLMFAFLLRKNETGPNAHGLETITMK; encoded by the coding sequence ATGACAACACCACTTGATACCCGTACTGAGCCCTCCAAAATCTTTCGCTGGATCGTTCTATTATTTGCCAGCCTTTCGATGTTTGGCAATTATTATATCTATGATAGTATTAATCCGCTCGTGGATATATTTATTCAACAACTCGGTTTTACTAATGAAAATGTAGGTTGGCTGAACTCCAGTTACAGTATCGCCGCGGTTCTAACTCTAGTTATTGGCGGTATTATCATCGATCGGATCGGCACCAAAAAATCAATGTTTGTTTTTGCGGTACTATGCCTTGTAGGCGCCGCATTGATGGTCATCGATGGCAATTTCTGGATGATGATTGCCGGTCGGACAATCCTCGGACTCGGCGCTGAATCTCTGATCGTAGCCGTAACTACCGCCTTAGCCAAATGGTTTAAAGGCAAAGAACTCAGTTTTGCATTTGGAATTAATCTTACGATTGCGCGTCTCGCATCCGTCGCAGCAGATAATTCTCCCTCTTGGGCTTCATGGGCATTTTATCCCGGTGGCTCCCACGCCGATCCGAGCTGGCGCGGTCCTCTGATGATCGCAGTCGGAGCCGGCGTGATCTGTGTCGCCAGTGCAATTGTTTATTGGTGGTTGGAAAACGTAGCTGAGAAAAGATACACGCTTGGCGTGGCAGGACAGACGGATAAATTGGAATTCAGTTCGTTATTTAAATTCGGCAAGTCGTATTGGTTTATCGTCGGCTTATGTTTTACGTTTTACTCTGCCATTTTCCCCTTTCGCACATTCGCGATCAAATTTTTTATGGACACGCATTTTATCGGAGTTGAAGAAGAATTAGCGCGCAGTTCTGCAGGATTTTTTAATAGTTTATTGCCCATGTCGGCCATGTTTGTCACACCGTTATTCGGTCTGATAGCCGACAAATTCGGCAAACGTGCACTCCTGATGATGTTCGGTTCGTTGCTTTTAATGCCGGTCTATCTGATCATGGCCTATACGGGAATTACACTGTGGCTGCCTGTAACGATGATGGGCATTGCATTTTCACTGATTCCTGCAGTAATGTGGCCGTCGGTGGCGTATATTGTCGAGGAAAAACGGCTTGGAACCGCTTATGCACTCATGACGTTAATCCAACAGATCGGATTCTTTGCATTCAATCTCGCTATCGGTATGGCTAATGATTTTTCCAAGGCCGACGCAACAAACCCTCAAGGATACGCTTTAGGCATGTTGCTTTTCTCGACGCTGGGTTTCTTGGGCTTAATGTTCGCCTTTTTGCTTCGCAAAAATGAAACCGGCCCGAATGCACATGGGTTGGAAACGATTACGATGAAATAA
- a CDS encoding PqqD family protein, with translation MMSKKKKFYEEPSFLQQCPERRLEWEMRDEQLVTLIIPKFKSKYTVKWLVPMLAKPNFKVKLDAYGSFVWLQCDGQTTIESIVHQMHERYNDSVESMRERVGSFVAKLSQDGFLNLSKELQLNS, from the coding sequence ATGATGTCTAAAAAAAAGAAATTCTATGAAGAGCCTTCGTTCCTGCAACAATGCCCGGAGCGAAGGCTTGAATGGGAAATGCGTGATGAACAACTGGTTACGCTGATCATACCTAAATTCAAGAGCAAATACACGGTCAAGTGGCTCGTACCGATGCTGGCGAAACCGAATTTCAAAGTGAAGTTGGATGCGTACGGAAGCTTCGTGTGGCTGCAATGTGACGGGCAAACGACCATCGAATCGATCGTACACCAAATGCATGAACGCTATAACGACTCTGTCGAATCGATGCGTGAACGCGTAGGTTCATTTGTTGCTAAATTAAGTCAAGACGGTTTTCTCAACCTGTCAAAGGAATTACAATTGAATTCGTAA
- a CDS encoding oligopeptide transporter, OPT family: MKEFTLRALLIGLIMSVILGAANAYLGLKAGMTIAATYPAAVIGMALLRIMKGSVLEENFARTVGSIGESVAAGAIFTIPAFYIAGIWTEFATTGHYFESTAIMLAGGVLGIMFVALLRRVMVEDVELPFPESVAASEIHKAGRSGGTGAKFLFSAMGLGALIQALGQFKFFATTWEKWISFSKAAINLRASGTPTAEGGMLLSSPGVSPAYIGVGYIIGPKLASLNFSGGLLAWGLFVPIITYFLAPSLLPTLVPEGGTVDEGTWIALATNVWRYVVRPIAIGGMLVSAGFTLFRMRKSLITGIRRSIGDVKKAATGEHVAIRTEKDLSFQWIMGGILASAVATFFIYNYFSGNVVAALVATIVMIIAGFFFAAVSGYLVGIIGSSNNPISGLTLSTLLVAALLMVALGMSGQTGIAAVLGVAAVVCVSSAVAGEMLQDLKVGHILGGTPWRMQIGDLIGIALAASVMFLPLVVLHQGDILSGGTGFGGKNLPAPQASLMALLSQGIVGGQMAWPLIIVGMLMGVGFILMQVRSPMLVSVGMYLPLETTFAIFIGGVIKGMVERINEKKQHNAAQKARVENIGVLLAAGLIAGEALIGLLFATLAFTETPLFSIFEHPSFYISLLIFAIIAYVLIQIPVKNAGKPDEPAPPSAVM, from the coding sequence ATGAAAGAATTCACGTTGCGCGCGTTATTGATTGGTTTGATCATGTCGGTCATTTTGGGCGCAGCGAATGCTTATCTGGGTCTTAAAGCCGGTATGACAATCGCCGCAACCTATCCTGCTGCCGTGATCGGTATGGCTTTACTCCGCATCATGAAGGGTTCTGTTCTCGAAGAAAATTTTGCACGAACCGTCGGTTCGATCGGCGAATCGGTTGCAGCCGGCGCCATTTTTACCATACCGGCGTTTTATATTGCCGGAATATGGACTGAATTTGCTACAACCGGACATTACTTTGAATCAACCGCTATCATGCTTGCCGGCGGTGTTTTAGGTATTATGTTCGTAGCCTTATTGCGGCGTGTTATGGTTGAAGACGTAGAACTTCCTTTTCCAGAATCTGTGGCCGCATCTGAAATTCATAAAGCCGGACGGTCCGGAGGAACCGGAGCGAAGTTTCTTTTCTCAGCCATGGGTTTAGGAGCCTTGATTCAGGCATTAGGCCAATTCAAATTTTTTGCTACTACATGGGAAAAATGGATTTCGTTTTCCAAAGCGGCGATTAATCTTCGCGCAAGCGGAACGCCTACGGCTGAAGGAGGTATGCTCCTGAGTTCTCCCGGCGTCAGCCCGGCGTACATTGGCGTCGGATATATTATCGGACCGAAACTCGCTTCGCTCAACTTCAGCGGCGGTCTTTTGGCATGGGGGCTTTTTGTACCAATCATTACCTACTTCCTTGCACCATCTTTGCTTCCGACTTTAGTTCCTGAAGGCGGTACTGTCGATGAGGGCACATGGATCGCTTTGGCTACGAACGTATGGCGTTATGTTGTACGCCCGATTGCTATCGGTGGCATGTTGGTCAGTGCGGGATTTACACTGTTTCGCATGCGTAAAAGTTTAATAACGGGAATTCGCCGCTCAATCGGCGACGTCAAAAAAGCTGCGACCGGCGAACACGTAGCAATTCGCACAGAAAAAGATTTGAGTTTTCAATGGATTATGGGCGGTATTCTTGCTTCGGCCGTTGCTACTTTTTTCATTTATAATTATTTCTCCGGCAACGTTGTAGCCGCTCTGGTTGCAACTATCGTCATGATTATTGCCGGATTTTTCTTTGCTGCCGTTTCAGGTTATCTGGTCGGTATCATCGGTTCCAGTAATAATCCGATCTCGGGATTAACTTTATCAACGTTGCTTGTTGCTGCATTATTAATGGTTGCGCTGGGAATGTCGGGCCAAACAGGTATTGCAGCCGTACTCGGCGTTGCGGCCGTCGTATGCGTGTCGTCAGCCGTCGCCGGCGAAATGCTTCAAGACCTTAAAGTCGGACACATCCTCGGAGGAACACCGTGGAGAATGCAAATTGGTGATCTTATCGGAATTGCGCTTGCCGCATCCGTAATGTTCCTTCCACTCGTCGTATTGCATCAAGGTGATATTTTATCGGGAGGTACAGGCTTTGGAGGCAAAAATCTCCCGGCTCCGCAAGCCAGCTTGATGGCATTATTATCGCAAGGTATCGTGGGTGGACAAATGGCTTGGCCTTTGATCATCGTCGGTATGCTGATGGGCGTTGGATTTATTCTGATGCAGGTCAGAAGCCCGATGTTGGTCAGCGTCGGCATGTATTTGCCTTTAGAGACCACGTTTGCCATTTTTATCGGCGGCGTGATCAAAGGCATGGTCGAACGAATCAATGAGAAAAAACAACATAATGCCGCGCAAAAAGCCCGTGTTGAAAACATCGGTGTATTGCTGGCTGCCGGTTTAATCGCCGGAGAAGCGTTGATCGGATTGCTTTTTGCCACGCTTGCATTTACGGAAACGCCGCTGTTCAGTATTTTTGAACATCCGTCGTTCTATATCAGTCTCTTGATATTTGCCATTATCGCTTATGTCTTGATTCAAATTCCGGTCAAAAATGCCGGTAAACCGGATGAACCTGCTCCACCGTCAGCGGTTATGTAA
- a CDS encoding aminoacyl-histidine dipeptidase, which translates to MDSAIQGLKPEIVWKYFSEIAKIPRPSKHEEAMIRYVMDVAKKLGLPAKKDKSGNVVVKKPASSGRENVPMIALQGHLDMVTEKNKDKTHDFFKDPIELVRKDNVIMANGTTLGADNGIAVATNLAIMEDRSLEHGPLEFLFTVDEETGLTGATNLDSSLLDSKTMLNLDSEEEGALYVGCSGGRNTIGTWKIVSERIPKNHTPVLLQVRGLKGGHSGLEIDKGRGNSLKIMNRILMELDKMGARIASMEGGNKSNAIPREAEAIAFIPAKKLAKSLEIVKNFESIIKAEIKTVDPDLTISLTETTVKKTVKVFKKQLQEKILQTISALPHGVTKMSADIPGLVETSTNVAVLETKKSSVVLTTSQRSSVASEIIEILQTHAAVFSMGGAAFKQTDGYPGWKPNLDSPILKTAVQTYKNLYGKEPAVKAIHAGLECGIIGEKYPGMDMLSFGPTLEGVHSPDEKIYIDTVEKFYHFLLAILKNVN; encoded by the coding sequence ATGGACTCGGCTATTCAAGGATTAAAACCGGAAATTGTTTGGAAATATTTTTCTGAAATTGCAAAAATTCCACGTCCGTCTAAACATGAAGAAGCTATGATCCGTTACGTCATGGACGTTGCCAAGAAACTTGGTTTACCCGCAAAAAAAGACAAATCGGGCAACGTTGTTGTCAAAAAGCCTGCTTCATCGGGGCGTGAAAACGTCCCCATGATCGCGTTGCAAGGACATCTTGACATGGTAACGGAAAAAAATAAAGACAAAACCCATGACTTTTTTAAAGATCCAATCGAATTGGTACGAAAAGACAACGTGATTATGGCGAACGGTACGACGCTTGGCGCAGACAATGGTATTGCCGTGGCTACCAATCTTGCGATCATGGAAGACCGTTCCCTGGAGCATGGACCGTTGGAGTTTTTATTTACCGTGGATGAAGAAACCGGCTTGACAGGCGCAACCAATCTTGATTCCAGTCTTCTTGATAGCAAAACAATGCTGAACCTTGATTCAGAAGAAGAAGGCGCTTTGTACGTCGGATGTTCAGGCGGACGCAATACCATCGGAACGTGGAAAATTGTCAGTGAACGTATTCCGAAAAATCATACGCCGGTCTTGTTACAAGTTCGTGGTTTAAAAGGGGGCCACTCCGGTCTCGAAATCGACAAAGGACGCGGTAATTCTCTGAAAATCATGAATCGTATCTTGATGGAATTGGATAAGATGGGCGCACGCATTGCATCGATGGAAGGCGGCAATAAAAGTAATGCCATTCCACGCGAAGCCGAAGCGATCGCATTTATTCCTGCAAAAAAACTTGCTAAATCTCTCGAGATCGTTAAGAATTTTGAATCAATTATCAAAGCGGAAATCAAAACCGTGGATCCCGATCTCACCATCAGTTTGACAGAAACTACCGTTAAGAAAACCGTGAAGGTTTTCAAAAAACAGTTGCAGGAAAAAATTCTTCAAACCATCAGCGCTTTGCCGCACGGTGTGACAAAAATGAGCGCCGATATTCCAGGTTTGGTCGAAACGTCTACGAACGTTGCTGTTCTAGAAACTAAAAAGAGTTCGGTCGTCTTAACCACCAGCCAACGTAGTTCCGTTGCATCTGAAATTATTGAGATTTTGCAAACCCATGCAGCTGTATTTTCGATGGGCGGCGCAGCCTTCAAACAGACCGACGGCTATCCCGGATGGAAGCCGAATCTGGATTCACCGATTTTGAAAACAGCCGTTCAGACTTACAAAAATCTTTACGGAAAAGAACCTGCGGTGAAAGCCATTCACGCCGGATTGGAATGCGGAATCATAGGAGAGAAATATCCTGGCATGGATATGCTATCATTCGGACCCACGCTCGAAGGCGTTCATTCTCCTGATGAAAAAATTTACATTGATACCGTTGAGAAGTTTTATCATTTCCTTCTTGCAATATTAAAAAATGTAAATTAG
- a CDS encoding response regulator, whose translation MTENRKPTILIVDDEVEILKILKKTLEDDYTIITASRAKEALLKLDSVQVILSDQRMPEMTGSEFLKKVRETHPDIVRIIMTGYSDMNALIESVNQGEIFRYMSKPWDMETLFSIVRTAVEKYEDNIRQRQMEQDNEALRRHLAHATEELNRSRDELKKLRGR comes from the coding sequence ATGACGGAAAATCGTAAACCGACGATTTTGATCGTTGATGATGAAGTTGAAATCCTTAAAATTCTAAAAAAAACTCTCGAAGATGACTATACTATTATAACTGCTTCGAGAGCGAAAGAAGCTTTGTTGAAACTGGATTCCGTTCAGGTCATTCTCTCGGATCAACGTATGCCGGAAATGACCGGTTCAGAATTTCTCAAAAAAGTCCGTGAAACACATCCTGATATCGTGCGCATTATCATGACGGGATATTCTGACATGAATGCATTGATCGAATCGGTCAATCAGGGTGAGATTTTCAGATACATGAGCAAACCGTGGGATATGGAGACTTTGTTTTCTATCGTTCGGACGGCCGTCGAGAAGTATGAAGATAATATCCGTCAGCGTCAAATGGAACAAGACAATGAAGCCCTTCGACGTCACTTGGCACACGCAACTGAAGAATTGAATCGTTCTCGCGATGAATTGAAAAAGCTTCGCGGCCGCTGA